The following nucleotide sequence is from Microbulbifer sp. A4B17.
AGTAAGCCAATATGGCAAAGAAGATTAGCGCGGACCAAGTGTATAAATGCAAACCGAATATCGGGCTGCCGAACCCAGGATCACCCGGCATGATATATAGCAATATCTGCCTTGTTGCAGTACCAAGACCAGCGAGACTAGAGAGAATAGCGACTCCATAGTGCTCTGCACGGGTACTGAAACGCAGATTCATCATCAACCCCACCCCAGTCATAACAAAGGCAAGCCGTTGTAAATGACACAGAGGACAGGGGTGTTGGTGGAGAATCAACTCCAATATGAAGGTAATCCAGAGAACTATGGTCACTGCCAGAAGCACCAGGCTGTCCAGCTTTCGCACCATAAACACCATCATAGGTGATACCCCTAGAAAGACAGGGTGAGTTCTCGTGTCATGTGGTATCCACACCATGCGATGAAGATCACCATGGTCAGCAGCCACCACCCTATCGCAGAGCGACGGCGACCGTTCCAAACGGCCCAAACCGACAGAGTGACCGTGAGAAAAGGCAACATCATGACCACTGAGCAGCTCCTTATCGACAATACGATGATATTAGTATTGCCTAAAGCTGCCCGAAGGATGTGACTTAACGTTGGCAGCTGGAGCAGAAAAAAGTACTTCGCTGGCCCAGCACTATGTCCCGAACCGCTCGACCACAAGAGGGGCAGGGTTCACCTGCTCGCCCATAGACATTGAGCTGCTGGGCGAAATAGCCCGGTTTTCCATCGCCACCAATAAAGTCTCTCAAGGTCGTACCGCCCTGGGCGATCGCCCGGCTCAGAACCTGCTTTATGGACTCTGCCAAGCGCTGGTATCGGGTACGAGAAATAGAGCCCGCCTGCCGATCGGGGCGAATGCCCGCCAGGAACAAGGATTCGCTGGCGTAGATATTACCCACCCCCACAACGATGCGGCCATCCATAATAAGTGTTTTAACCGACTGCTTTCGCTTGCGCGAAGCTTCGAACAAATAGTCACCGCTAAGCTCTTCTGACAGAGGCTCCGGGCCCAGGTGAGTGAGTAAATCGTGGGCTAAAGGATCCGCCGCCGTCCACAGCAGGGCACCAAAACGACGCGGGTCGCGATAGCGCAGTGTGAGGCCGCTATCCATGCGCCAGTCGATATGATCATGCTTTTCCGGTGCCAGTGCGGCCTCAACCATACGCAGGCTGCCAGACATTCCCAGATGCCAGATAGCGCAGCCCTTATCTGTATGCACCAGCAGGTACTTGGCACGGCGCTCCAGCTTCAATATCCGGGCATTGCGGATACGACGCTCAAAATCTGCTTCCACGGGCCAACGCAACCGGTGCTGACGCACCTTTGCGGAGCGAATTTTGTGCCCCTCAAGGTGAGGTTGCAGACCTCTGAGAGTGGTTTCTACTTCCGGGAGCTCTGGCATCGTCTGGAATTACCCT
It contains:
- a CDS encoding DUF5993 family protein, encoding MMLPFLTVTLSVWAVWNGRRRSAIGWWLLTMVIFIAWCGYHMTRELTLSF
- a CDS encoding disulfide bond formation protein B, with the translated sequence MMVFMVRKLDSLVLLAVTIVLWITFILELILHQHPCPLCHLQRLAFVMTGVGLMMNLRFSTRAEHYGVAILSSLAGLGTATRQILLYIMPGDPGFGSPIFGLHLYTWSALIFFAILAYCGVALMFGFKRRSFITREFSFLEKCIVLSFFTVVLANLVVVLLECGLGPCTRGSFGYHWLWH
- the mutM gene encoding bifunctional DNA-formamidopyrimidine glycosylase/DNA-(apurinic or apyrimidinic site) lyase produces the protein MPELPEVETTLRGLQPHLEGHKIRSAKVRQHRLRWPVEADFERRIRNARILKLERRAKYLLVHTDKGCAIWHLGMSGSLRMVEAALAPEKHDHIDWRMDSGLTLRYRDPRRFGALLWTAADPLAHDLLTHLGPEPLSEELSGDYLFEASRKRKQSVKTLIMDGRIVVGVGNIYASESLFLAGIRPDRQAGSISRTRYQRLAESIKQVLSRAIAQGGTTLRDFIGGDGKPGYFAQQLNVYGRAGEPCPSCGRAVRDIVLGQRSTFFCSSCQR